The following proteins are encoded in a genomic region of Arachis stenosperma cultivar V10309 chromosome 4, arast.V10309.gnm1.PFL2, whole genome shotgun sequence:
- the LOC130974912 gene encoding hydroxyisourate hydrolase-like gives MVGTGLDAYRLSISWSRLIPNGRGLINPKGLKFYNNLINELISSGIQPHVTLHNYDLPQALKDEYGGWISPKIIRDFINYAEVCFREFGDRVLYWNTMNEPNVFTIGGYDQGTTPPTRYSPPFFQKYNSSRGDSITEPYLAVHHILLSHSSVVRLYRRKYKIILPANDTDEDWVATQRARDFFIAESLQDALKQLYLIDVIDENGAITSIGQKMAGQRTQRNSSLQDVTRVEYLHVYIGAVLDSIRYLLN, from the exons ATGGTGGGAACAGGCCTTGATGCCTATAGGTTATCCATTTCTTGGTCAAGATTGATTCCAA ATGGTAGAGGACTCATCAATCCCAAGGGATTGAAATTCTATAACAATCTCATCAATGAACTCATTAGTAGTG GAATCCAACCACATGTAACACTACACAATTATGATCTTCCACAGGCACTCAAAGATGAATATGGGGGATGGATTAGTCCTAAAATCAT AAGAGACTTCATAAATTATGCAGAAGTGTGTTTCAGAGAGTTCGGTGACAGAGTCTTATATTGGAATACTATGAACGAGCCGAACGTGTTCACCATAGGTGGTTATGATCAAGGAACAACCCCACCTACACGATATTCGCCCCCATTTTTCCAGAAATATAACAGCAGTAGGGGTGACTCCATAACTGAGCCTTACTTGGCAGTTCATCATATTTTGCTATCACATTCTTCAGTAGTGAGATTGTATAGAAGAAAGTATAAG aTTATTCTTCCTGCAAATGATACAGATGAAGACTGGGTAGCCACTCAAAGAGCCCGTGATTTTTTTATTG CTGAGTCCTTACAAGATGCCTTGAAGCAATTATATCTGATTGATGTTATTGATGAAAATGGTGCAATTACAAGTATTGGACAGAAAATGGCTG GTCAACGGACACAAAGAAATTCATCACTTCAAGATGTGACAAGGGTGGAATACTTGCATGTATATATTGGTGCTGTGCTTGATTCCATAAG GTacttactaaattaa